The Streptomyces sp. 11x1 genomic sequence AGCAGGGTTCTTCGCGGAGTGCAGGGGCGGTGCCCGGGGCGTGCAGGGTGACCCCGGCGCCCTCGCGGCCGAGGAGGGGTTTGGCGACGTAGCCGGTGGTGGCGGCCAGTTCGCGGGGGCCGTCGAGATAGGCGGGGAGGAGGTTGGGGTGGCCGGGGTACAGCTCCCAGAGGACGGCCAGGAGGGCCTTGTTGCTGAGGAGCATCTTCCAGGCGGGCTCGATCCACATCGTGGTCCCGGTGCCGCCGCCGTTGTCGAGGGTGGCGAGGACATGGGAGGCGAAGCGGTCGGTGGTGAGCCACTCCCACGGGTAGAGCTTGAAGATGCCGCGGATGAAGCGGAGCTTCTTGTCGACGAAGCGTTCGGCGAGACGGTCCCAGCCGATGTCCTCCATGGAGATCCAGTCGGTGGCGAGCCCGGCCTGTTCGGCGGTCTCCTTCAGATAGGCGACCGTCATCAGGTCCTCGCCGAGTTCGTCGCCGGCGGAGTGCGCGAAGTAGAGGGGGCTGCCCGACGGCAGGAGGGGGGACTGCTTCTTCCAGGCGTCGACGAGGCGTTCGTGGAGGGAGTTCCACTGGTCGGCGCCCGGGAAGCGTTCCTCCATCCAGAACCACTGGGGGCTGGCCGCCTCGACGAGCGAGGTCGGGGTGTCGGCGTTGTACTCCAGCATCTTGGCCGGGCCGGTGCCGTCGTAGCGGAGGTCGAAGCGGCCGTAGACGGACGGCAGTTCGGCGCGTCGGCGCCACGCCTCGGCGACGAGGCCGGCAAGGCGCGGGTCGGTGATGCCGAGGTCGGCGAAGCGGTCCTCGGCCACGATGTGTTCGGCCGCCGCGAGGCACATGCCGTGCAGTTCCTCGACGACCTCCTCCAGCGCCTCGACCTCGGGCAGCGAGAAGACGTAGTACGCGCTCTCGTCCCAGTACGGGCGCAGGGAACCGTCGGGGTGGCGGGTCAGCGGGTAGATCAGCCCCTGTTCCTCGACGGTCTCCTGCCAGCCCGGCCGGGGTTCGATGGTGCGGCGTTCCATGGTGTCGCCTCGTCCGCCGGGTCAGCCGCCGCCGGAACCGGAGCCGTCACCGTCGCCCGAGCAGCCGAAGCCGTCCCGGTCGACGGCCTCGCTGCGGCTGAAGGTGCCGTAGTCGGCGCGGCCGCCGCTGACGTCGGCGTCGTAGTACCAGGCGGAGTCGACCGAGCCGGTCTGGCTGCGGTTGCCGCTGCTGTTGCTCTTGCGGTTCTTGCCGAACGACGACGAGGAGCTGGAGCTCGAGTTGCAGTTCTTGTCGGCGATGATCTTGTAGCCGTTGGCGTAGTCGTAGCTGTCGCGGTCCACGCAGCGGCGGTCCGGATCGGAACCGCAGGAGGTCAGGGCCGCCGCGACGACGCCCATCCCACCGAGTACGACCGTGCTGGACCGCAGCCGCCTGCGCTGTTCTCCCATGTGTGCTCCCCCGTAGGGCTCGTGAGCCCTGCCGTACCGGGACCGGTCCGCGATGCGATACACGAAAACCGGCCACCGTCTTATATGCGCTTTATCGGCGCTCAGACTAGTGATCGACTCCTGGCGGAGGCCAATTGGGTGCACAGGGCGGCCTACGGGCGGCGGATCGCCCGCAGCGAGCGGGTGGCCTGGGCGCGCAGGGCCTCGGCGAGTTCGGGTGGGGCGGACGCGCCGAGGGTGAAGTCGGCGTCAACCGAGGTGATCATCCAGGCGAGGTCGCGCGGGGTCTCGGCGCCCAGATGCAGCAGACAGCGATCGTCGTCGACCGGTTCGAGCACCCCCATGCCGGGCCAGAGCCGGTCCCCGACCGATGCGGCCGACTCGTGCAGGGTGACGGTGGCCCGGAAGGGCCAGGCCCGGGACGAGACGCGGTGGGCCAGATAGGTCGCCGCGTCACCTTCTGGGAGTGCGCGGGGGACGAAGCGTGGTCCGGTCGGGGTGCGCGGCACGAGACGGTCGACTCGGAAGGTCCGCCAGTCCGTGCGGTCCATGTCCCAGGCGACGAGATACCAGTGGCGGTCGAAGCTGACGAGCCTGTGCGGCTCGACGGTGCGGACACGGGGCACGGTTGGCGGCGTGGATCGGGACGCGGCTCGGGGCTCCGGTGTACGGGGATCCGGGGCCGAGTTGTGCGGGCTGGTGTAGTCGAAGCGGAGGCGTTCGTGGCGGCGGCAGGCTTCGGCGATGGCCATGAGGGTGTCCGGCGCGACCTTGGGGGCGGGGGCCGCTCCCGCTCGGACGGTGGCGTGGTGCAGGGTCGTCACCCGGTGCCGCAGCCGGGACGGCAGCACCTGCTCCAGCTTGGTGAGGGCCCTCAGCGAGGCCTCCTCGATGCCGGTGACCGTGCCCTCGGCGGCGGTGCGCAGTCCGACCACGACCGCGACGGCCTCCTCGTCGTCGAGCAGCAGGGGCGGCAGGCTAGCGCCGGCACCGAGCCGGTAGCCGGCGGCGCCCCGGGCGGCGTGCACGGGGTAGCCGAGGTCACGCAGTCGCTCGATGTCCCGGCGCAGGGTGCGTCGGCTGACGCCGAGCTGCTCGGCGAGTTCGGCGCCGGAGCGGTCGCGGTCGCGGTGGCTCTGCAGCAGGGCGAGCAGCTTCAGCAGTCGTCCGGAGGTCTCCAGCATGGACATGAGGGTGCCGCAGAGTTAGGACCGAGGGTGACCCAACCGGTTCGTAGCGTCGGAGCCATGACGAACCCGACAGCCGCATTCACGCGTACGCCAGCACCCACTCCGTTCCGGCTCGCGATCCCGCAGAACCGCCTCGACGACCTGCGCCGACGCCTGGCCGACACCCGCTGGCCCGACGAACTCCCCGGTGTGGGGTGGAGCCGGGGCGTGCCGACGGGCTATCTGAAGGAGCTCGCCGAGTACTGGTGCACCGGCTTCGACTGGCGGGCGCAGGAGGCGGTGGTCAACGCGTACGACCAGTACACGGCGGAGGTCGAAGGACAGCACGTGCACTTCCTGCATGTGCGGTCGCCGGAGGCGGGGGCCACGCCGTTGCTGCTGCTGCACGGCTGGCCGGGCTCGGTGGTGGATTTCCTGGACGTCATCGGCCCGCTGTCCGATCCCCGTGCGCACGGCGGGGATCCGGGGGACGCGTTTCACCTGGTCATCCCGTCGCTGCCGGGGTTCGGACTCTCCACACCGCTGGCCGGACCCGGGATGGACGCGGCCCGGACGGCCTCGGTGTTCACGGAGCTGATGTCCCGTCTGGGGTACGAGCGGTACGGGGTCCAGGGATACGACACCGGGTCGTGGATCGCGCCCGAGATGGGGAAGCAGGCGCCGGAGCGCGTCGTCGGGGTCCACGTCAACGGCATGATCTCCTTCCCCGTCGGGGCGGAGGGCGAGACGGACGGCCTCAGCGAGGTCGAGCAACGGCGCTGGCAGACCATGCAGGACTTCAACGACGGCTACCTCCAGTGCAACTCCAAACGGCCGCAGACGGTGGCGTACGGGCTGACGGACTCCCCCGTGGGGCAACTGGCCTGGATCGTCGAGAAGTTCAAGGAACTCACGGACCCCGAGGACGGGTTGCCGGAGGACAGCGTCGACCGGGACCGCATGCTGACGAACGTCTCGCTCTACTGGTTCACCGGCACGGCCGCCTCGGCCGCGCAGATCTACTACGAGGAGATCTCCGCGAGTTCCTGGGGAGACGCCGAGGGTTCCTGGGGCGAGACCGAGGCTTGGGGTGGGGCGGAGGGCCAGGGTGAGACCGGTGGCGGCGGCGCGAAGGTGCCCACCGCCGTGCTGGTCTCCGCGCGCGATGTGACGGTCCGGCGTTGGGCCGAGCGGGACCACGACATCGTGCGGTGGACCGAACTCGAACGCGGGGGCCACTTCCTCGCCCTGGAGGCCCCGGAGGCGCTGGTCGAGGACCTGAGGGAGTTCTTCCGCGAGTTGCGGTGAAGGGACCGGAGCGCTCCGGAGCACCGGGCGCGCCTCTTCCTGAAGAGGCCGTCGTAGGCCGGCCCCTGCGCTCACCCCCGTACGCAGGTCGCTCCCGTCGGGCACAGGGAGGTGACCGCCATCGTGACCGGCTCGCGCAGGGTGTCGAGCGGGGTCGACTCGGGACCGCTGAGGCGAATGCCGTAGATCTGGTCGTCGGCCGTGCGGAAGCGGTGGTCGATGACCAGGCGGGGGCCCAGGTCGCCGTCGCCGTCGAAGCGGTAGACGACCTCGGAGAAGCTGTCGTCGTCGGCGGCGGCGCGGTCGATGACGCGGTAGCCGGGGAGGCGGGCGAAGCCGTAGTTCTCGTTCTCGGCCATCTCCATGGATTCGGCGGGGGTGCCCTCGCTGACCTGGAAGATCTGGAGGATCCGGCTGCCGTCCGGGGACTCGTACGTCACGACCGGGGGTTTGCCCGACGGTGTCTTCGCGGTCCGGTCCCAGCCGGAGGGCGCGTAGACGGTGAAGCCCACCGGGTCGTCGGAGCGCACGTAGCCGGGGGCGAGGTCCGCGCCGTCGCTCGCGCCCGCGCTCGCGCTCCCTTCCCCGTCCTCACCGTTGTCCGCATCCGTGCCGTCGGCCCCTTCGTGACCCGGGGCCGACTGTTTCGGGGTGGCCGAGGAGGTGGCCTCGTCGTCCTCCGGGCCGGCCACCGAGAGAGAAGGCGGGGGCGTGGTGGAGGAGGTGTCCGTGGCCGTCGTACGGGTCGAGCCGTCGTCCCGGGACAGGGTCCACACCCCGAATCCGGCGCCGCCTCCTAACAGCGCGGCGAGTACGACGATGGCTGCCGTGCGCGGCCAGGGGCTGCCCCCTGCTGAGGGCTCGTCCACCCAGCGTCCTTGGTGCGGGTCCCAGCGCGTCATCCTGTCCCCCTTGCCGACGTCGGCGTTCTCATGACGTGCGTAGGCAGACGATAGCGGCGAACACGCCGAACAGGCCCTGTCCTGGTCGAAACCGGGACAGGGCCTGCGCGGACGAGCTAGGGGGCGCCGCCCCCCGGGAGGGCTGCTCAGAGGAGGCCGAGCGCGCGGACCGCCTCGCGCTCCTCCGCCAGCTCCTGGACCGAGGCGTCGATACGGGCGCGGGAGAACTCGTTGATCTCCAGGCCCTGGACGATCTCGTACTTGCCGTCCTTCACGGTGACCGGGAAGGAGGAGATGAGGCCCTCGGCCACACCGTAGGAGCCGTCGGACGGGATGCCCATGGAGGCCCAGTCGCCCTCGGCGGTGCCGTTGACCCAGGTGTAGATGTGGTCGATGGCGGCGTTGGCCGCGGAGGCGGCCGACGATGCGCCACGGGCCTCGATGATCGCGGCGCCACGCTTGGCGACGGTCGGGATGAAGTCCTCGGCGAGCCACTTCTCGTCGCTCACGACCTCGGCGGCGTTCTTGCCGGCGACCGTGGCGTGGAAGATGTCCGGGTACTGGGTCGCGGAGTGGTTGCCCCAGATCGTGAGCTTCTTGATCTCGGAGACCGGGACGCCCGTCTTCTTCGACAGCTGGGTCAGCGCGCGGTTGTGGTCCAGACGGGTCATCGCGGTGAAGCGCTCGGCCGGTACGTCCGGCGCGGCGGCCTGGGCGATGAGGGCGTTGGTGTTGGCCGGGTTGCCGACGACGAGGACCTTGATGTCGTCCGCCGCGTGGTCGTTGATGGCCTTGCCCTGCGGCTTGAAGATGCCGCCGTTGGCCTCGAGCAGGTCGCCGCGCTCCATGCCCTTGGTACGGGGGCGGGCTCCGACGAGCAGACCGACGTTGGCGCCGTCGAAGGCGACGTTCGGGTCGTCGGTGATGTCGATGCCCGCCAGGAGCGGGAAGGCGCAGTCGTCGAGCTCCATGGCGGTGCCCTCGGCGGCCTTGAGCGCCGGCGTGATCTCCAGGAGGCGGAGCTTGACCGGCACGTCCGCGCCGAGCAGCTGGCCGGAGGCGATGCGGAAGAGCAGGGCGTAACCGATCTGGCCGGCCGCGCCGGTGACGGTGACGTTCACGGGAGTGCGGGTCATGGCGTTCTCCGTATGACAGCTGGCGGTGGGGCGTCCCTGCCCCTGCGGGACGTACAAATGATCGATCTCTCGGCGTCAAGAGATCGATGGTCAGGCTATCGCGCATCCGGGATCCCGGACGGCCGGGGTTCGTGTGGCCCAGCCCACAAGTCGCGCCGCGGGGGAGGGCCACACGAAAGAGGCGGCCGCCGGTCCGGGGGGTGGGACCAAGACGGCCGCCTGTGGGGGTGCCGGGCCGGGAGGGTGGTGCGTCTCCCGGGCGGGCCGGACTCCCGTGGGGGTACCCTCCGCCTGCCCCAGAGTTCGGCGGGCATTCCACTTACGCCGTGAATACTTTTCGGTAGGGGCAATGACGGAAGGTGACCGGATCGGTCGACGGGCGAGTCGGCACATAGCGAGTGCATCGACGGCGAGTCGGCGGATGGCGAGTCCGCCGACAGTGCGTCGACCGAGGGCGAGGCGAACGAGGACGAGGGAGAGGCTGCGAATCGCTACCCCGTGCAGCCCTTCTGCCCGGATGCCAGGGTCGCGCAGGCCGTGGCCTCGCCCGCGTCCTTCACGGCCACCATCTGGGTGTAGGCGATGTTGTCGCCGGCGGCTTCGATGGCGGCCGTCTGCTTGGTCTTCCCGACCGTGACCTGGACCTCGTCGCCCTGGGCGGCGCCGGTGATGCGCGCCCAGGCGGCCTGGCAGGCCTTGCTGTAGCGGACCTCGACGCGGGTGGTGCCGATCGTGGCCTCGTCGGTGGTCCGGACGAGGTTGCCGATGCATCCCATGGTCTCGGGGTCCTTGCCGTCGCAGCCCTTACCGCTGCACTTCACTCCGGCCGGGAGATCGGGGTTCGTGCCGATCGAGGTCGACGGGGAGGTCGGCGACCTGTCCCCCGCCTGGTCCTTGCCGTCTCCGTCGGTGAGCAGGAAGGCCGCCGCGATGACGACGAGCGCGCCCACGGCCCCGGCGAGGAACATCGTCACGCGCCGCTTCGGCTGGGAGTCGCCGTCGCCGGACCGGCCACCGCCGCCCGGCGGGGGCCCGAAGACACCGGACGGGGCCGCGGCGTCACCGCCGCCCTGGACGCCCCCGGGGACCGAGGCCCCGGCCGGGCCCCGGGACGAGGAGGCCGACGACACCGAGGCGGAACCCGGGGCCGCCCCGGAGGAGGCCGAGGACGACCGCCCGCCCACCAGGCCCGACGGCGAGGATGAGGACGCCGAGGGCGAGGAGCCCGACGGGGTCGCTCCCCAACTGACGCGCGAGGCCCCTCCGGCGGCCGACCCGGCCCCGCCGACCCCGCCGTACGGCGGCGCGGAGGAGGACACGGAGGGAGCGGACGGCGACGAGGCCGACGGCTCGCTAGAACCCCCGTACGGCGAGCGCGAGATGCGATCGGCCGGGGAGCGCGGCTGTGGCGGGACGGTCGGCGAGACGCCCGCCGGGCCCGCCACGCCCGGCGTCGCGGTGGCGCTGCGGCCAGCTCTGCCGTTCCTGCCGCCGCCCTTGACAGTGGACTGGCCGCCCGTCTCGCCGAGGGCGGCGCGGGCCTGGGAAATACGGATCGCTTCCATGGTCATGTCGTGGCGCATCTCCGAACGGCTCCAGGCCCGCTCGGCAAGCTCCCACATCGTGGTCAGATGCACGGGATCGGTACCCGTCACCTCGGCCAACGCGACGATCGCGCCTTTCGGCGCGAGCAGTCTGCCGTTCAGATACCGCTCCCAGGACGTCTTGCTGTAGCCCGTGCGGTCGGCCACCGCGGCGATGCTCAGTCCACCGCGGTCGACGAGCCGGCGGAGCTGGCCCGCGAACTCCCTGACCTGTGGATCGAGTTCATCCGGCAAGGCCCTCCAACGAGGCATTACTTCCCCCCTCTTCCCCCGTACGTCTCTCCGTACGACCCGGGGCCCTCTCCGAAGCCCCGTTCTGGCCTACCCACTGGGATGCGCCCGGCGGGGATGCCAGTTCCGCGGAAAGGGGCGTGCGGGAGCATTTCGGACGTGCTCACGCGCTGTCGCGCGCCCCACAACGGTCTGTGGTCCAGTGTCCCACCGGCATCCCGGATTTCCGGGCGGAATCGCAGGTCCAGGCACGGGACGTCCCAGACCATCCCAAATGCCCACGTTAGCCCTGGTGTCGAGCGGGTCGGCCGCACAACCTCGAAGTTGTCAACACATCGACACAGGGACCACACAGGCACGGTCACACAAGTCGAACAGGGGCTCGTGCGCCTCGTACACACCGGCGAGGAACGTGTCCGTCAGTGAAGACCGACAGACAACGGGGACCAGGGGGATCACATGCAACTCAAGTCCAGGCTGCTGCTCGCGGCCGTCGCCGTGACGGCCTCGGCCGGGCTCGCGCTCGGCACCGCCGCTCCGCTCGCCACGGCCGCGGAGCCGCACGTCGTCGACGGCTCCGGTGCCGCGTACAACGACTGGGGCGACGAGGGCACGCTGTCCGTCAACTCGCACGCCAAGAGCAACGCGACGCGGCTGTGGCAGAGCGTCCTGTACGCCGACGGAGCCAAGTGGAAGGACTCCAGCGGGAATCTGCACACCTTCACCCAGTGGGACATCGACGGGATCTTCGGCTGGAAGACCCGCTCGGCGACCAAGTACTGGCAGGCACAGGAAGACCTGGAGGACGTCGACGGGATCGTCGGCAAGGAGACCTTCGGCCAGGCCGACGGCTTCCTCGACGGGCCGTACGGCGACGGCAAGGTGACGTACGCGGGCCTGTCGCACGAGGTGGACTTCAAGCGCCTCGACGGGGACTACTACGTCAGGATCGGCTCGAAGTGGAAGGTCGCCGCGTACGGCTGGCGCGGCTGAGGGGGTTCGGCCGTCACCGATCGGTGCCGGCGAGCGCCGATGGGTGAGGGCGGGCACCGATCGGGTGACGGGGGGCGCCGACAGGTGACCGTGGGCGCCGCCGGAGGTCGACTGTTGCCGCAAGGTTGACGGGGGTCGTCACGACAGGGTGACGGCCCCTATCAGCGCGGCGGTGACGAGAGCCAGGGCGAGCAGGACGGCGAGGGCGGCGTAGAGGGCGACGCGGCCGGGTGGGCGGGGGGCCGGTTCGTCGGCGGGGGTGTCCCACCAGGGGAGCGTGGGGTCGTCCTCGCACGCCTCGGCCGCGTTCTCCCTCCGCTCCCCCGCCGCTCCGGGCTCGGGCGGCTGGAACGGCGGCACCGTCTGGGGGGCCGGGCGCGGCCAGGCCCGCAGGGCCAGTTCGCGCAGCGCCCCGAAGCGTGCGGCGTCCTCCCCGGCGACCCGGCACAGGGCCACGACCGCCTGGCGGGGCGGGGGCTGGGTGCCGTTGAGGTACCGCTGCCAGGAGGACTTGCTGTAGGCGGTGCGCGCGCCGAGCGCGACGAGACTCAGTCCCGTGCGGTCCTTCAGCAGGCGCAGCTGCTCGACGAAATGCTGTACCTCCGGGGGGAGTTCGTCCGGCAGCGGCTGCCAGGCGCTCATCGGGCTGCCTC encodes the following:
- a CDS encoding glutathionylspermidine synthase family protein, which encodes MERRTIEPRPGWQETVEEQGLIYPLTRHPDGSLRPYWDESAYYVFSLPEVEALEEVVEELHGMCLAAAEHIVAEDRFADLGITDPRLAGLVAEAWRRRAELPSVYGRFDLRYDGTGPAKMLEYNADTPTSLVEAASPQWFWMEERFPGADQWNSLHERLVDAWKKQSPLLPSGSPLYFAHSAGDELGEDLMTVAYLKETAEQAGLATDWISMEDIGWDRLAERFVDKKLRFIRGIFKLYPWEWLTTDRFASHVLATLDNGGGTGTTMWIEPAWKMLLSNKALLAVLWELYPGHPNLLPAYLDGPRELAATTGYVAKPLLGREGAGVTLHAPGTAPALREEPCCYQELAALPAFDDNHVVLGAWVVENESAGLGIRESSGLVTDEYARFLPHVIL
- a CDS encoding WYL domain-containing protein; protein product: MLETSGRLLKLLALLQSHRDRDRSGAELAEQLGVSRRTLRRDIERLRDLGYPVHAARGAAGYRLGAGASLPPLLLDDEEAVAVVVGLRTAAEGTVTGIEEASLRALTKLEQVLPSRLRHRVTTLHHATVRAGAAPAPKVAPDTLMAIAEACRRHERLRFDYTSPHNSAPDPRTPEPRAASRSTPPTVPRVRTVEPHRLVSFDRHWYLVAWDMDRTDWRTFRVDRLVPRTPTGPRFVPRALPEGDAATYLAHRVSSRAWPFRATVTLHESAASVGDRLWPGMGVLEPVDDDRCLLHLGAETPRDLAWMITSVDADFTLGASAPPELAEALRAQATRSLRAIRRP
- a CDS encoding epoxide hydrolase, which encodes MTNPTAAFTRTPAPTPFRLAIPQNRLDDLRRRLADTRWPDELPGVGWSRGVPTGYLKELAEYWCTGFDWRAQEAVVNAYDQYTAEVEGQHVHFLHVRSPEAGATPLLLLHGWPGSVVDFLDVIGPLSDPRAHGGDPGDAFHLVIPSLPGFGLSTPLAGPGMDAARTASVFTELMSRLGYERYGVQGYDTGSWIAPEMGKQAPERVVGVHVNGMISFPVGAEGETDGLSEVEQRRWQTMQDFNDGYLQCNSKRPQTVAYGLTDSPVGQLAWIVEKFKELTDPEDGLPEDSVDRDRMLTNVSLYWFTGTAASAAQIYYEEISASSWGDAEGSWGETEAWGGAEGQGETGGGGAKVPTAVLVSARDVTVRRWAERDHDIVRWTELERGGHFLALEAPEALVEDLREFFRELR
- a CDS encoding malate dehydrogenase, encoding MTRTPVNVTVTGAAGQIGYALLFRIASGQLLGADVPVKLRLLEITPALKAAEGTAMELDDCAFPLLAGIDITDDPNVAFDGANVGLLVGARPRTKGMERGDLLEANGGIFKPQGKAINDHAADDIKVLVVGNPANTNALIAQAAAPDVPAERFTAMTRLDHNRALTQLSKKTGVPVSEIKKLTIWGNHSATQYPDIFHATVAGKNAAEVVSDEKWLAEDFIPTVAKRGAAIIEARGASSAASAANAAIDHIYTWVNGTAEGDWASMGIPSDGSYGVAEGLISSFPVTVKDGKYEIVQGLEINEFSRARIDASVQELAEEREAVRALGLL
- a CDS encoding DUF2690 domain-containing protein; the protein is MPRWRALPDELDPQVREFAGQLRRLVDRGGLSIAAVADRTGYSKTSWERYLNGRLLAPKGAIVALAEVTGTDPVHLTTMWELAERAWSRSEMRHDMTMEAIRISQARAALGETGGQSTVKGGGRNGRAGRSATATPGVAGPAGVSPTVPPQPRSPADRISRSPYGGSSEPSASSPSAPSVSSSAPPYGGVGGAGSAAGGASRVSWGATPSGSSPSASSSSPSGLVGGRSSSASSGAAPGSASVSSASSSRGPAGASVPGGVQGGGDAAAPSGVFGPPPGGGGRSGDGDSQPKRRVTMFLAGAVGALVVIAAAFLLTDGDGKDQAGDRSPTSPSTSIGTNPDLPAGVKCSGKGCDGKDPETMGCIGNLVRTTDEATIGTTRVEVRYSKACQAAWARITGAAQGDEVQVTVGKTKQTAAIEAAGDNIAYTQMVAVKDAGEATACATLASGQKGCTG
- a CDS encoding peptidoglycan-binding domain-containing protein, coding for MQLKSRLLLAAVAVTASAGLALGTAAPLATAAEPHVVDGSGAAYNDWGDEGTLSVNSHAKSNATRLWQSVLYADGAKWKDSSGNLHTFTQWDIDGIFGWKTRSATKYWQAQEDLEDVDGIVGKETFGQADGFLDGPYGDGKVTYAGLSHEVDFKRLDGDYYVRIGSKWKVAAYGWRG
- a CDS encoding helix-turn-helix domain-containing protein — encoded protein: MSAWQPLPDELPPEVQHFVEQLRLLKDRTGLSLVALGARTAYSKSSWQRYLNGTQPPPRQAVVALCRVAGEDAARFGALRELALRAWPRPAPQTVPPFQPPEPGAAGERRENAAEACEDDPTLPWWDTPADEPAPRPPGRVALYAALAVLLALALVTAALIGAVTLS